One stretch of Maylandia zebra isolate NMK-2024a linkage group LG13, Mzebra_GT3a, whole genome shotgun sequence DNA includes these proteins:
- the LOC112435711 gene encoding uncharacterized protein LOC112435711, with translation MSGRGRVRARGPGRRAGPRRGQGRGVRMRGGGIPRAARTVVSDEIRATIIDHVINHGLSLREAGERVQPNLRRSTVASIIRIFQQTNRMQRLPPSGGRGKLLSNDQELAIVEMVTANNAIKLREIQTRIVADHEIFDNIDRISLTTITRTLSKHRVRMKQLYTVPFERNSERVKELRRQYVQRVMELEANQAPHEFIYIDEAGFNLAKRRRRGRNVIGKRATVDVPGQRGANITMCAAIANAGLLLHRCQVGPYNTERLLAFLNDLHQRLVPEQGQEGENMRTFVITWDNVAFHHLQAITTWFEVHPRLVSLFLPPYSPFLNPIEEFFSAWRWKVYDHQPHDQMSLLEAMDAGSRDITVDDCQGWIRHTRRFYPRCIDLDNIRCDVDENMWPNPEDRRD, from the exons ATGTCTGGTCGAGGAAGAGTAAGAGCAAGGGgcccagggagaagagcaggccCAAGGAGAGGGCAAGGTAGAGGTGTAAGAATGCGTGGTGGTGGCATTCCAAGGGCTGCAAGAACAGTAGTCAGTGATGAAATTCGTGCCACTATCattgaccatgtaatcaaccatgGTCTTTCACTAAGAGAGGCTGGTGAAAGAGTGCAGCCCAATTTGAGGCGGTCAACGGTTGCCTCCATTATACGCATCTTTCAACAAACCAACAG AATGCAACGTCTTCCACCCTCTGGGGGAAGAGGAAAGCTCCTCAGTAATGATCAGGAGCTTGCCATTGTAGAAATGGTTACTGcaaataatgcaataaaactgCGTGAAATTCAAACTAGAATTGTGGCGGACCATGAGATATTTGACAATATCGATAGAATCAGCCTCACAACCATTACGCGGACattgtccaaacacagagtgcggatgaagcagctctacactgttccctttgagaggaacagtgagaggGTCAAGGAGCTACGACGACAATATGTCCAG AGAGTTATGGAATTGGAGGCCAACCAGGCCCCTCATGAATTCATATACATCGATGAGGCAGGATTCAATCTGGCCAAAAGGCGTCGACGTGGACGAAATGTAATTGGAAAAAGGGCCACAGTTGATGTGCCAGGACAGAGAGGGGCAAACATTACCATGTGTGCAGCAATTGCAAATGCAGGATTACTCCTTCACAGATGTCAGGTTGGACCCTATAATACAGAGCGCTTGCTTGCCTTTCTCAATGATCTCCACCAGCGCCTGGTTCCAGAGCAGGGTCAGGAGGGTGAAAACATGAGGACCTTTGTAATTACCTGGGACAATGTGGCTTTCCATCACTTGCAAGCAATAACAACATGGTTTGAAGTCCACCCAAGACTGGTAAGTCTCTTCCTTCCACCCTATTCACCtttcctcaaccccatagaggaGTTTTTTTCTGCATGGAGGTGGAAGGTTTATGACCATCAGCCACATGACCAGATGTCCCTCCTTGAAGCCATGGATGCTGGCTCCAGGGACATCACAGTTGACGATTGCCAAGGGTGGATCCGACATACCAGGCGGTTTTATCCCAGGTGTATCGACTTGGATAACATCAGAtgtgatgttgatgaaaacatGTGGCCTAACCCTGAAGATCGCAGAGATTAG